In Drosophila gunungcola strain Sukarami unplaced genomic scaffold, Dgunungcola_SK_2 000232F, whole genome shotgun sequence, the following are encoded in one genomic region:
- the LOC128266031 gene encoding LOW QUALITY PROTEIN: EF-hand domain-containing family member C2-like (The sequence of the model RefSeq protein was modified relative to this genomic sequence to represent the inferred CDS: inserted 1 base in 1 codon) yields the protein MLRIPGMPLLPGTLFRDVSKGHYPKPQSLSNVQGLSMLSDRQQPPPTESGSVTGSCPPVAASSIYPPRSGPRMPPWLAYDKKVLCFNAYFKQTLQEFYHAPYLVRKVKIYFYLEDGTLEIYEPRVDNSGIVQGCVVHRQRVQKAPSCDNEFMSLIDLNVDQTVKIFDRQYHITSCDHFTRDFLNKRGITVPDPVKSPCDPTETLRKHEQQPRGGQSGPKNHPFAQFLKFDRQILKFQAYWDDRTEFGDVRKFEVCXYLADDTIEIKEQHIRNSGRDGPTVFLKRGRLAREFEGLQLPGQTTPMTLLNVLGTNMRNVRYCVDPLNTGNKEIHYYGERDLQIGSVINVFGRAVIITELDPFTQQFYRGKYGIQEFTPLPIPTRKDDCADHRKGERILPPFNGWGSYEDSVGNCISVEPKPPRSDFRKFIKYDRFVLRFGAKMLSTIKANCERIFVISYYLCDDTLQIQEIAVRNSGFLGGEFMKRTRLQLPGQERFSCKQPQYYMSWNFFIGSTMSLKDFIFHIVSADEYTLLYMERHPEQFGQANVGAIMEKVRCALKNHMAEFVGACMPDCHDLEYNRDVFVTFESFKGALIGVIGNLISDHEIITLCRHFSAEKSAPPACDRAAVRAAAHLELNRALWNARDELMEHFHHINPTNQPFMPEHKVRSALRGFRLPFSLELIDHILAILNRNECDDIEVCDLMNFIDVSCGKGCNMPPASHAFELCPKIPFLNMGRMVSLSCFLRDLKLPLNLSSAAEKKNDTIEEDKKMPTSVAAEPEIHRHENPQYDAEMAARSHG from the exons ATGCTGCGTATTCCCGGAATGCCCCTTCTGCCGGGTACACTGTTCCGCGAT GTCTCCAAGGGTCATTATCCCAAGCCGCAATCGCTGTCCAACGTCCAAGGACTCAGCATGCTGAGTGATCGACAGCAGCCGCCTCCAACGGAATCGGGCAGCGTTACGGGCAGCTGTCCGCCGGTGGCGGCCTCCTCCATATACCCACCTCGATCGGGTCCACGGATGCCTCCGTGGCTGGCGTACGACAAAAAGGTGCTGTGTTTCAATGCCTACTTCAAGCAGACTCTGCAGGAGTTTTACCATGCACCATACCTGGTTCGCAAGGTCAAGATATACTTCTACCTCGAGGATGGCACCCTGGAGATCTACGAGCCGCGAGTGGATAACTCTGGCATTGTCCAAGGATGTGTGGTTCATCGCCAGCGCGTTCAGAAGGCGCCCTCTTGTGACAACGAGTTCATGTCACTCATTGATCTAAACGTTGATCAGACAGTTAAAATATTCGACCGTCAGTATCATATCACTAGCTGCGATCACTTCACTCGCGATTTTCTCAACAAACGCGGCATAACCGTTCCCGATCCAGTAAAATCACCATG CGATCCTACCGAGACGCTAAGAAAGCATGAGCAACAACCACGAGGCGGTCAATCAGGCCCGAAGAACCATCCCTTTGCCCAATTTCTAAAATTCGATCGACAAATACTTAAATTTCAGGCATACTGGGATGATCGAACTGAATTTGGCGACGTACGAAAGTTTGAAGTTT TATATCTAGCCGACGATACCATAGAAATCAAGGAACAGCACATTCGAAATTCGGGTCGCGACGGGCCGACAGTTTTTCTTAAACGTGGACGCTTGGCACGA GAGTTCGAAGGACTACAGTTGCCGGGTCAGACGACGCCGATGACTCTTCTAAATGTTCTGGGCACAAACATGCGCAACGTGCGCTACTGCGTGGATCCCCTGAACACGGGCAACAAGGAGATCCATTATTATGGCGAACGAGATCTGCAGATTGGAAGCGTGATAAATGTATTCGGTCGGGCGGTGATAATCACTGAACTGGACCCCTTCACGCAGCAGTTCTACCGAGGGAAGTACGGGATCCAGGAGTTCACGCCACTGCCGATTCCCACGCGAAAGGACGATTGTGCGGATCACCGGAAGGGTGAACGCATCCTGCCGCCATTCAATGGCTGGGGCAGCTACGAGGATTCGGTGGGCAATTGCATATCCGTGGAGCCCAAGCCGCCCAGATCGGACTTCAGGAAGTTCATCAAATACGATCGCTTTGTATTGCGTTTCGGTGCCAAGATGCTGTCGACCATAAAAGCGAATTGCGAGCGGATATTCGTCATTAGCTATTATTTGTGCGACGATACGTTGCAGATCCAGGAGATAGCAGTGCGAAATTCCGGCTTCCTGGGAGGTGAATTCATGAAACGCACCCGACTGCAGTTGCCGGGTCAGGAGAGATTCTCGTGCAAGCAACCGCAGTACTACATGTCGTGGAACTTCTTTATCGGCTCGACTATGTCGCTGAAGGACTTCATATTTCACATAGTCTCGGCCGACGAATACACCCTGCTGTACATGGAGCGCCATCCGGAACAGTTTGGCCAGGCAAACGTTGGGGCGATCATGGAAAAGGTTCGCTGTGCCCTCAAGAATCACATGGCCGAGTTTGTGGGCGCCTGTATGCCGGACTGTCACGATTTGGAGTACAATCGGGATGTGTTCGTGACCTTTGAGAGCTTCAAGGGAGCGCTGATCGGCGTAATTGGCAACCTGATCAGCGACCACGAAATCATTACCCTATGTCGGCACTTTTCGGCGGAGAAGAGTGCCCCCCCTGCGTGCGATAGGGCCGCTGTGAGGGCCGCAGCCCATCTGGAGCTGAATCGAGCCCTTTGGAATGCCCGCGACGAGCTGATGGAGCACTTCCACCACATCAATCCCACCAACCAGCCGTTCATGCCCGAACATAAGGTGCGATCGGCCCTGCGAGGCTTTCGCCTGCCCTTCTCCCTCGAGCTCATCGACCACATCCTCGCGATCCTGAATCGCAACGAGTGCGATGACATTGAGGTCTGCGACCTGATGAACTTCATAGACGTGTCCTGCGGGAAGGGCTGCAACATGCCGCCCGCGAGCCATGCCTTCGAGCTGTGTCCCAAAATTCCGTTCCTGAACATGGGCCGCATGGTAAGCTTAAGCTGTTTCCTGCGCGACCTTAAACTGCCCCTCAACTTGTCATCGGCGGCCGAGAAGAAGAACGATACCATTGAGGAGGATAAGAAAATGCCTACATCGGTGGCTGCCGAGCCGGAGATCCATAGGCATGAGAACCCACAGTACGACGCTGAGATGGCCGCCAGGTCACATggttaa